The Centroberyx gerrardi isolate f3 chromosome 7, fCenGer3.hap1.cur.20231027, whole genome shotgun sequence genome contains a region encoding:
- the tcf20 gene encoding uncharacterized protein tcf20 isoform X1 — translation MQNFSNSPAPPSLPPGFSGRGGGGPPYPPQPADPQISPRMTDDYAGMQQQSLHRGHHLPSQASHMLAYGARNRGAGEPPPTQGNIHSGNSSNPYRKETMDYYFPMAGKDRHRRGGMGYGAGFGYPNIDGHIPHQYRHAGSGSASSSGIMSPYPVDYGSTAGSGGGSGGGAAGAFSPSHQYNMSQNPAMQSVPGSQMQHRQHGQNFQALHHGQPHRSYPHSGHRMTPQYPHYSPQGGASTGSSGMYSPPPQRYHDGTGSTGFDPKVNSSPNVNSNSNSVSSSAAANNVGPMENVQQSYHASNYPAYSPQTHSLHKQATLQHRNSQHNLGVGYDNSLKMQHQGPSPGSVYAKHHQASNPNIPHAASQEIAKSPMHANAQQTQINQNFSPISNPSPAASAVQSPSCSSSPSPLMGVSEAHGNPSGHAPSHPPPPNPRSSHSHGRLLQTMPQLSPTPNSNSSISSCGSSGSHKAQGMSAVVGTCLSSTSRNRMGPGTGIGSREEGSSVYPSSPLDKMQDAGLNSLNALTSQVANLPNTVQHMLLTDTVLSQKKGKDGGQMQQATHAMPPSQPRSRNASAASSTSTIKEGSAVGIGDGAGLETGADEDTSVMSERGPSGTKVEREEQFSEGEHARVRQMSGASSGSEPTGYYPPSQSQNQPQTGQASHIKTITSDSTTKQPSVSETKVSEAHIPSSSSSPSFGCQSSEAGPNSHSTPPVSSTPSSASSSAPLPQPNCVSESGSTDNDNRYGPRKTTEIKNEGIKSESEDVVERREKGNIQVQGDREGNTQDGQDKENRLHSISRLHNNEREEKQTSEEQQNASSVGVIVSTRSEGNHTEKSKHPQDNCIEEKHSHSYFRESSHNGEEGVDLSVYSSHHQLHQKSNFGRPQNPPQSGPHKYGYPESPYGSDMSMKNKGRPGPVSVMESNSRYIGYHQSQTSYGPVHPKDVGGSVVEALGKRGEGAGAKGHEDNSQMQQFPSLLQEVLQGYNLDRRYGRPEQAFPAHLQAQQQFQTRHLYGMAESMRMQTGVTEASALSSQMASSGKPPHPNQRQGSGPDFAPESQASVKSEVANTKALQTAEKTKVGVSQSHLPQSTESLQPPPKHINLADYSLPQRKASSNLSTPSSAVQELLLQETEPLTGSIGQTESQKSSGSLLAPSSERRSVICDVSPNRRGTPERDRESDREREREKSQSGASVIQQPFSSPTAANDLSKKDPGEKQVVKMETASKEAGPDTANLQADHHGSGTTNEADMEYHSKSVHSSVVMNTDPYRRGNVDITPLPPHPTSTNPLSPPSRHQAYLQGVDLSTGHASSFPGYRYGDTREGNMMPRSNPHFPSHHPYHNLSPQAQSTNKLQMYPHSRGPPHHPHDMNDWVTAMNRPSKEMMMQPGSSPGRHKLSQSEQRQRLLSQTDMPNEQHITKTPLPHQSAYYDMKVWESTHPGREGAGMIEGDPYYRTQPPPPPPPPPPPPSAPAPASAPTPAPVASHGPAPPQMALAVGPNAVEPDVSRGAVEEAKHPRPAPASNSTKPLADMNSLPQGQRQTKAGVTGDTNPLILRRRVRSFISPIPAKRQLQDGSQQRGATNSHHSPGAQSESSHHNEDDSSSSDIPCPRLSSPLPGENAYSQSLSPSSGKTKVLPPRKGRGLKLEAIVQKITPNIKKPTGHTDVESNHYPGFSHSEMTQFSDSQDQDLAHFPRVAGGDDGYMDESHSLNDMIPFRGVDETGPLPPSAYPCDPHQTSQVLKQQDFDFGLGAAVASASGDKEDFALLGPLPPPPPLPRPVQGSPPPSSSALSDIQHFTNTYQQLETRRGEQSAANLLRQKLQETGMGFDDYPGSDYYGTTPPHHSQAQGHMLNRHQMASGRSALSPQDSKPPDSLVPKGYFPSGKKKGRPVGSVNKQKRAQSQGQTQAQVQAPAQNTTPSAPSAQPATSPVAATTPQIVQSTSGTSDSTAPPLTDCKTPPPLAPPILTQVVKVDAESEDTQPEIEVKPLRRRRRGVKDENEPVEVRGRQRRRRRGGAVATPSVAKDDPDISSGAGGSLSTSGGFVDPKKGPFVPHIHVEKKIPEIGAVCTIVNAEEEKMKGERSTVGGKAGGSGIDSLLTSALSSQLSRRDRETEKRESDEVETTLQSGKALPSSGYVVSGPVITETNHSGRLLCCLCQKWANYKHLGDLYGPYYPAEYAAKLPKNQPQVRQCQVTTGTNKTGPNSDTISNVLSTIQDTQTQDAQFSKPSTESDYPVSLDTNPASPTTTVGTASPAGGEEMMMYMAGKLGNSTSSSSTTTTTTTTSKTTSLTWDINLGIRPIPELKREPDFENDQQQQQKTPVPQPVPQPQPAPQPQPQPQPQPTDEAQQRPQHRKLTSHPRFKRRHKSSEDSPRMVPSNSKASLPFQPPPPALDSLGPLAQLAQLPQMPMDPEELWVHEGCIVWTSGVYLVNGRLYGLQEALDGARDTCCSYCEMVGSTLGCYSKGCTLRYHYLCAIEADCSLNEDNFSLRCPKHKVKRESFPRVAGQPSQCTWSSQREAERNSEEEETEESGNCEVGQQKTENCF, via the exons ATGCAGAATTTTTCTAACAGTCCAGCtccaccctctctcccccctgggttcagtgggaggggtggagggggcccTCCTTATCCCCCTCAGCCAGCAGACCCCCAGATCTCCCCTAGGATGACGGATGATTACGCAGGGATGCAACAGCAGAGCCTTCATAGAGGCCATCACCTCCCCAGTCAAGCCAGCCATATGCTTGCTTACGGTGCTAGAAACAGAGGGGCTGGGGAGCCACCACCAACACAGGGTAACATTCACAGTGGCAACAGTAGCAACCCTTACCGGAAGGAGACCATGGATTATTATTTTCCAATGGCTGGGAAGGACAGGCATCGAAGGGGAGGTATGGGTTATGGGGCAGGTTTTGGATACCCCAACATCGATGGACATATACCTCACCAGTACAGGCATGCTGGATCTGGCTCTGCATCATCATCCGGCATAATGTCACCATATCCAGTGGACTATGGTTCTACGGCTGGTTcaggtggtggtagtggtggtggtgctgctggagCGTTCTCTCCTTCTCATCAGTACAATATGAGTCAGAACCCTGCAATGCAGTCAGTACCAGGTTCTCAGATGCAGCACCGCCAGCATGGGCAAAACTTCCAAGCTCTCCACCATGGACAGCCGCATAGGAGCTATCCACACTCTGGGCACAGAATGACCCCTCAGTACCCACACTATTCCCCACAGGGTGGAGCATCCACAGGGTCATCAGGAATGTACagcccccctccacagagatATCACGACGGGACTGGTAGCACTGGGTTTGATCCCAAAGTCAACAGCTCTCCCAATGTCAACTCTAATTCAAACTCTGTCTCTAGTTCAGCTGCTGCTAACAATGTGGGGCCAATGGAGAATGTTCAACAGAGTTACCATGCTTCAAATTATCCTGCATATTCCCCACAGACACATTCACTCCACAAGCAAGCCACACTACAACACCGCAACTCACAGCACAATTTAGGGGTAGGTTATGACAACTCTCTCAAGATGCAGCACCAAGGCCCATCTCCAGGCTCTGTATATGCTAAACATCACCAAGCCTCCAATCCCAATATACCTCATGCAGCATCTCAAGAAATAGCCAAATCCCCAATGCACGCCAATGCTCAACAAACACAAATTAACCAAAACTTCAGCCCCATATCCAACCCTTCTCCAGCTGCCTCTGCAGTGCAATCCCCCAGCTGTagctcctctccttcccctttgATGGGTGTCTCAGAGGCACATGGAAACCCTTCAGGACATGCTCCTTCACATCCTCCTCCACCAAACCCCCGTAGCAGCCATAGTCATGGTAGATTACTGCAGACCATGCCTCAGTTGAGTCCCACGCCCAACTCAAACAGCAGCATCAGTAGTTGTGGTAGCAGTGGCAGTCATAAAGCTCAAGGTATGAGTGCAGTCGTGGGGACTTGTCTTTCCTCAACAAGCCGCAACAGAATGGGTCCAGGCACAGGGATTGGATCCCGAGAGGAAGGCTCCTCTGTTTATCCATCTTCTCCACTTGACAAAATGCAGGATGCTGGCCTGAATAGTTTAAATGCCTTGACCTCACAAGTAGCCAATTTACCAAACACAGTGCAGCACATGCTTCTCACTGACACTGTGCTTTCACAGAAGAAGGGGAAAGATGGTGGACAAATGCAGCAGGCGACACATGCCATGCCTCCATCACAACCAAGGAGTCGAAATGCCAGTGCAGCCTCAAGCACTAGCACAATTAAAGAAGGAAGTGCAGTGGGTATTGGTGATGGTGCCGGCTTAGAGACTGGAGCTGATGAAGACACTTCAGTGATGTCAGAGAGAGGACCATCGGGGACCAAAGTTGAGCGAGAGGAGCAGTTCTCTGAGGGGGAACATGcgagagtgagacagatgagtGGTGCAAGCAGTGGGTCTGAACCAACTGGCTACTACCCTCCATCTCAGAGTCAAAACCAGCCACAGACTGGACAAGCATCACATATTAAAACAATCACCTCTGattcaacaacaaaacaaccaaGTGTTTCTGAAACAAAAGTGAGTGAAGCTCACATTCCTTCTTCGTCATCATCTCCATCCTTTGGATGTCAGTCATCAGAGGCTGGCCCAAATTCACATTCAACACCTCCAGTTTCCTCAACCCCCTCATCCGCTTCATCTAGTGCTCCTCTTCCCCAGCCAAACTGTGTCTCAGAATCTGGTTCAACTGATAATGATAATAGATATGGCCCTAGGAagacaacagaaataaaaaatgaaggaattaaaagtgaaagtgaagatGTGGTTGAAAGAAGGGAGAAAGGCAACATTCAAGTGCAGGGAGATAGAGAAGGAAACACACAAGATGGTCAGGACAAAGAAAATAGGTTGCACAGTATATCCAGATTACACAATAAtgagagggaagaaaaacagacatctgaGGAACAGCAAAACGCCAGTAGTGTGGGTGTGATTGTTTCAACTCGGTCTGAGGGAAATCACACTGAAAAAAGCAAGCATCCTCAAGACAACTGTATAGAAGAGAAACATTCACACTCTTACTTTAGAGAGTCTAGTCATAATGGAGAAGAAGGTGTAGATCTGAGTGTGTATTCCTCCCATCACCAACTCCACCAGAAATCTAATTTTGGACGGCCTCAAAATCCTCCCCAATCTGGACCACACAAATATGGCTACCCAGAATCACCATATGGCTCAGATATGTCAATGAAGAACAAAGGGAGGCCTGGCCCAGTGAGTGTAATGGAATCAAATTCCAGATACATAGGGTACCACCAATCACAGACTAGCTATGGCCCTGTGCATCCAAAAGATGTTGGTGGTTCTGTAGTAGAGGCAttaggaaagagaggggaaggagcaGGGGCAAAAGGTCATGAGGATAATTCTCAAATGCAGCAGTTCCCAAGCCTTTTACAAGAGGTTCTTCAAGGTTATAATTTAGACAGACGTTATGGCCGACCTGAACAAGCATTTCCTGCCCATCTCCAAGCTCAGCAACAGTTTCAAACCAGACACCTGTATGGCATGGCTGAAAGTATGAGGATGCAAACTGGAGTGACTGAGGCCTCTGCTCTTTCCTCCCAAATGGCAAGCTCTGGAAAGCCCCCCCATCCAAACCAGAGGCAGGGAAGTGGGCCTGATTTTGCCCCAGAATCTCAGGCCTCAGTGAAGTCAGAAGTGGCCAATACCAAGGCATTGCAAACTGCTGAAAAAACTAAAGTGGGTGTATCCCAGAGTCATTTACCACAGTCTACAGAGTCTCTGCAGCCTCCACCAAAACATATTAACTTAGCAGACTATTCTTTACCGCAGAGGAAAGCCTCATCTAATCTGTCCACTCCATCCTCTGCCGTACAAGAGCTCCTTTTGCAAGAGACAGAGCCGCTAACAGGCAGCATTGGTCAAACTGAGTCTCAAAAATCATCAGGCTCCCTATTAGCCCCATCATCAGAGCGGCGCTCTGTCATCTGTGATGTGTCGCCAAACCGGCGCGGTACACcagagagggacagggaaagtgacagagagagagagagggagaaaagtcaGAGTGGAGCCTCTGTGATTCAACAGCCATTTTCCTCTCCAACAGCAGCCAATGATCTGAGTAAAAAGGATCCTGGGGAGAAACAAGTGGTGAAAATGGAAACAGCATCAAAAGAGGCTGGCCCAGACACTGCAAATCTACAAGCTGATCATCATGGCAGTGGTACAACTAATGAGGCTGATATGGAGTATCATTCCAAGTCTGTTCATTCATCTGTTGTTATGAATACTGACCCCTATAGGCGAGGTAATGTTGATATTACCCCCTTACCCCCTCATCCTACAAGCACTAATCCTTTATCTCCACCATCAAGGCATCAGGCCTATCTTCAAGGTGTTGATTTATCAACTGGACATGCCAGCAGTTTTCCTGGATATCGATATGGTGATACAAGAGAAGGCAATATGATGCCACGCAGCAACCCTCATTTTCCCTCCCATCATCCCTACCACAATTTATCCCCCCAGGCTCAATCCACAAATAAGCTTCAAATGTATCCTCACTCTCGCGGCCCTCCTCACCACCCCCATGACATGAATGACTGGGTAACAGCGATGAACAGACCATCCAAGGAGATGATGATGCAGCCTGGTTCCTCTCCAGGAAGACataaactcagccaatcagagcagagacagaggctgcTCTCCCAGACTGACATGCCCAATGAACAACATATAACCAAAACTCCACTTCCCCATCAAAGTGCTTACTATGATATGAAAGTGTGGGAGTCGACACACCCTGGAAGAGAAGGTGCTGGAATGATAGAGGGAGACCCCTACTACAGAACAcaacctcctccccctccccctcctcctccccctcctccttctgctcctgctcctgcttcTGCTCCTACTCCTGCTCCTGTAGCTTCACACGGCCCTGCTCCTCCACAAATGGCTCTAGCAGTTGGTCCAAATGCTGTTGAACCTGATGTCTCCAGAGGAGCTGTAGAGGAAGCTAAACATCCCCGTCCAGCTCCTGCATCCAACTCCACTAAGCCCCTTGCTGACATGAACTCTCTACCACAAGGGCAGCGTCAGACTAAAGCTGGGGTTACTGGAGATACAAATCCACTAATATTGAGAAGAAGAGTTCGTTCTTTTATCTCCCCTATCCCTGCCAAGAGGCAACTTCAGGATGGTTCTCAGCAGAGGGGTGCCACAAATTCACATCACTCCCCTGGGGCTCAGTCTGAGTCTAGCCATCACAATGAAGATGACTCATCTAGTTCTGATATCCCATGTCCCAGGCTCTCTTCCCCTTTGCCTGGAGAGAATGCCTATTCACAATCTCTATCTCCTTCGAGTGGTAAAACCAAGGTTTTGCCTCCCAGGAAGGGACGGGGTTTGAAACTGGAGGCAATAGTGCAGAAAATCACTCCAAATATTAAGAAGCCAACAGGCCACACTGATGTTGAGTCAAATCATTACCCAGGCTTCTCTCACTCAGAAATGACACAGTTTAGTGATTCACAGGACCAAGACTTAGCACATTTCCCTAGAGTTGCAGGGGGGGATGATGGTTATATGGATGAAAGTCACTCCTTAAATGATATGATTCCCTTCAGAGGAGTGGATGAGACTGGGCCTTTACCTCCCTCTGCCTACCCCTGTGATCCTCATCAGACGTCCCAAGTTCTCAAACAACAAGACTTTGACTTTGGATTAGGGGCTGCTGTGGCGTCAGCATCTGGCGACAAGGAGGACTTTGCTTTGCTAGGACCTTTgccccctcctccgcctcttcctcgCCCAGTCCAGGGTTCCCCACCTCCATCTTCATCTGCCCTGTCTGATATTCAGCATTTCACGAACACTTATCAGCAGCTTGAGACGCGAAGAGGAGAGCAATCTGCCGCTAACCTTCTCAGACAGAAACTTCAAGAAACTGGCATGGGATTTGATGATTATCCTGGCAGTGACTACTATGgaaccaccccaccccaccataGCCAGGCCCAGGGACACATGTTGAACAGACATCAGATGGCCTCTGGAAGATCCGCTTTGTCACCACAAGATTCCAAACCACCAGACAGTCTTGTGCCTAAAGGCTATTTCCCATCTGGCAAGAAGAAGGGCAGGCCAGTTGGGAGTGTTAATAAACAAAAACGTGCCCAGAGCCAAGGCCAAACTCAGGCGCAGGTCCAAGCCCCGGCTCAGAACACAACTCCGAGTGCTCCTTCAGCCCAACCTGCTACATCTCCAGTTGCTGCCACAACCCCACAGATAGTGCAAAGTACCAGTGGCACATCAGACTCCACAGCTCCTCCCCTGACAGACTGTAAAACCCCCCCACCTCTGGCCCCACCCATTTTAACTCAGGTGGTGAAAGTGGATGCTGAGAGTGAGGACACACAGCCAGAGATTGAGGTCAAACCTCTGCGACGGAGACGCAGAGGTGTAAAAGATGAGAATGAGCCAGTTGAAGTaagaggaaggcagaggaggagaaggagaggaggagcagtggCGACACCATCAGTGGCCAAAGATGACCCAGATATATCTTCAGGGGCAGGAGGAAGTCTGAGCACGAGTGGAGGATTCGTAGACCCAAAAAAGGGCCCGTTTGTTCCACACATAcatgtggagaaaaaaataccAGAGATTGGGGCAGTGTGCACCATAGTGAAtgctgaggaggagaagatgaagggagagCGTAGTACAGTCGGAGGGAAAGCAGGCGGCAGTGGAATCGATTCTCTCCTGACCTCAGCTCTTTCCTCTCAGTTAtcgagaagagacagagaaacagagaaaagggagTCAGACGAGGTGGAAACCACCCTTCAGTCAGGAAAAGCACTTCCTTCATCTGGCTATGTTGTTTCAGGCCCTGTGATTACAGAGACCAATCATTCTGGCCGCCTGCTCTGCTGCCTGTGTCAGAAATGGGCAAATTATAAACATCTTGGAGATCTCTATGGACCTTACTATCCAGCTGAATATGCTGCAAAGCTTCCCAAGAACCAGCCCCAGGTCAGACAATGTCAAGTAACCACCGGAACAAATAAAACAGGACCAAATTCAGACACAATCTCAAATGTATTGAGCACTATCCAAGACACGCAAACACAAGATGCTCAGTTTTCCAAGCCGTCAACTGAGAGTGACTATCCCGTCAGCCTAGATACAAACCCGGCATCTCCTACCACCACAGTTGGAACTGCCTCTCCAGCTGGCGGGGAGGAAATGATGATGTATATGGCTGGCAAGCTTGGTAacagcacctcctcctcctccaccaccaccactaccaccaccaccagtaaAACAACATCTCTAACCTGGGATATTAATCTAGGTATTCGACCTATCCCTGAGCTTAAGAGAGAGCCAGACTTTGAGAACGaccagcaacagcaacaaaaaacgCCGGTGCCGCAGCCGGTGCCGCAGCCGCAGCCGGCGCCGCAGCCGCAGCCGCAGCCGCAGCCGCAGCCGACAGATGAAGCTCAACAGCGACCCCAGCACAGAAAGCTGACCTCACATCCACGCTTTAAAAGGAGGCACAAATCAAGTGAGGATTCCCCCAGAATGGTACCATCCAACAGTAAGGCCTCCCTGCCCTTCCAGCCCCCTCCCCCAGCCCTGGACTCCCTGGGGCCCTTGGCACAACTGGCCCAGCTGCCTCAGATGCCCATGGACCCAGAGGAGCTGTGGGTCCACGAAGGCTGTATAGTGTGGACCAGTGGAGTGTACCTTGTTAATGGGAGACTGTACGGCCTGCAGGAGGCACTAGATGGTGCCAGAGACACA TGCTGCTCGTATTGTGAGATGGTCGGCTCAACCCTCGGCTGCTACAGTAAAGGCTGCACACTCCGGTACCACTACCTGTGTGCTATTGAAGCGG ATTGCTCTCTGAACGAAGATAACTTCTCACTGCGGTGTCCGAAGCACAAGGTAAAGAGGGAGAG TTTCCCCAGAGTAGCCGGCCAGCCAAGCCAGTGTACCTGGAGCAgtcagagagaggctgagagaaacagtgaggaagaagagacgGAGGAGTCTGGGAACT GTGAGGTTGGACAACAGAAGACTGAGAATTGTTTCTGA